CCGTGGACGCGGCGGCTGGCCGGGTTCTCCAGTCGCGAGTGGACCGCCCGCGAGGTGGTGCTCATGGGCAGTGCCGGCACGGTGGGCCCGCGCTACCGGGAGCTGCTGACGTTCCCACTGGGCCCCGCCGGAACGTGAACCGCGCCTGAAGGCACTGATCACACGGCTGGTAACCTTGACAATCGGGTCCGGCTGCAGTCCGTGGCGGCCGAGACCGACTACCCGGCCGCGCAGCGCGGTGCGGGCCCCACGGCACTGATTCAACGAGGAGCAACACCAGTGGCGCTGTCCACCGATGAGAAGAAGTCGATCCTTTCCGAGTACGGCGTGCACGACTCGGACACCGGATCCCCCGAGGCCCAGGTCGCGCTGCTGACCAAGCGCATCGTCGGCCTCACCGAGCACCTCAAGGCTCACAAGCACGACCACCACTCGCGTCGCGGGCTCCTGCTGCTGGTCGGCCGTCGCCGCCGGCTGCTGAACTACGTGATGAAGGTGGACA
The sequence above is a segment of the Amycolatopsis sp. 2-15 genome. Coding sequences within it:
- the rpsO gene encoding 30S ribosomal protein S15 is translated as MALSTDEKKSILSEYGVHDSDTGSPEAQVALLTKRIVGLTEHLKAHKHDHHSRRGLLLLVGRRRRLLNYVMKVDIERYRSLIQRLGLRR